Below is a genomic region from Candidatus Caldatribacterium sp..
GGTCGTCAAAAGAATTCTGAAGACCCATATAACCCCGGAGGTTCAAACGCAAATCATCGAGGAGATGCTTGAAGAAGCGGTACACCGTCTCGAAATGGAGATGGAAATCGCCCATGAAGGATGAGGAACGAGTACGGGTTCTCGTCCCCTTCCCCCTCACCGAGGAACAGAAGGAAATCATCTACGCAAAGCTCAGCCGGATCATCCCCAAGCCCTTTGTCCTTGAGGAGGAAATTGACCCATCTCTCATTGGAGGTGTGGTGATTCTCTGGGGAGAGCTCCTCATCGACTGCAGTGTAAAGACACAGCTTGAGCGACTCCGAGAGCAAATCCTCCGGGAGGGAGACTCCATCCATGGCCAAAGCAGCTGACATCCTCAAGAGAGCCCGGGAAATCGTCACCACGTACCGGCCCGAGCCGGAAATTGGGGAGGTCGGAGAGGTCCTTGAGGTTCAGGATGGCATTGCCCGGGTTCGGGGCCTGCGCCGGGCAATGCTTGGAGAGGTGCTCC
It encodes:
- a CDS encoding F0F1 ATP synthase subunit delta, translating into MKDEERVRVLVPFPLTEEQKEIIYAKLSRIIPKPFVLEEEIDPSLIGGVVILWGELLIDCSVKTQLERLREQILREGDSIHGQSS